In Actinomyces radicidentis, one genomic interval encodes:
- a CDS encoding LutB/LldF family L-lactate oxidation iron-sulfur protein gives MTTTDDRARTRASAIERDLAPHTGGWVTEVEIPENPLRWGEDFQHGAHKTLQNTQMRANLGKATRTIRSKRDQRAAEMPDWEALREAASAVKYETMSRLPELLEQFEANVTARGGIVHWARDAAEANRIVTELIKAKGVDEVVKIKSMATQEINLNEHLKSEGITAHETDLAEMIVQLADDMPSHIVVPAIHRNRSEVRGIFLDRMGDAPEDLSDDPVELAGAARAHLRRKFLHAKVAVSGTNMGVAETGTVSVYESEGNGRMCLTLPETLITVMGIEKLVPRYQDVEIFSQLLPRSATGERMNPYTSMWTGVTEGDGPQEFHLVLMDNGRTKTLADPIGREALHCIRCGACMNICPVYQHTGGHAYNSVYPGPIGAIITPQLTQGLSEDDPNHMLPFASSLCGACGEACPVKIDIPTILIHLRARTVDVKKKVLPDMWDLAMTATQPPMSSGGLWSWAQQGVKVSRLIARDGKIGALPYPGSMWTGARDIPEAPKENFREWWKRTHGPDSPADVTAESTTTPLHRDERDAHDVAAAQPRLSKEEN, from the coding sequence ATGACCACCACCGACGACCGCGCCCGGACCCGCGCCAGCGCCATCGAGCGGGACCTGGCCCCGCACACCGGCGGCTGGGTCACCGAGGTCGAGATCCCGGAGAACCCGCTGCGCTGGGGCGAGGACTTCCAGCACGGCGCCCACAAGACCCTCCAGAACACGCAGATGCGCGCCAACCTCGGCAAGGCGACGCGCACCATCCGCTCCAAGCGCGACCAGCGCGCCGCGGAGATGCCCGACTGGGAGGCCCTGCGCGAGGCCGCCAGCGCCGTCAAGTACGAGACCATGAGCCGCCTGCCCGAGCTCCTCGAGCAGTTCGAGGCGAACGTGACCGCGCGCGGCGGCATCGTCCACTGGGCCCGCGACGCCGCCGAGGCGAACCGGATCGTCACCGAGCTCATCAAGGCCAAGGGCGTCGACGAGGTCGTCAAGATCAAGTCGATGGCGACCCAGGAGATCAACCTCAACGAGCACCTCAAGTCCGAGGGCATCACCGCCCACGAGACCGACCTCGCCGAGATGATCGTCCAGCTCGCCGACGACATGCCGTCCCACATCGTCGTCCCCGCGATCCACCGCAACCGCTCCGAGGTCCGAGGCATCTTCCTCGACCGCATGGGCGACGCCCCCGAGGACCTCTCCGACGACCCGGTCGAGCTGGCCGGCGCCGCCCGCGCGCACCTGCGCAGGAAGTTCCTCCACGCCAAGGTCGCCGTCTCCGGCACCAACATGGGCGTGGCCGAGACGGGCACCGTCTCCGTCTACGAGTCCGAGGGCAACGGCCGCATGTGCCTCACGCTCCCGGAGACGCTCATCACCGTCATGGGCATCGAGAAGCTCGTCCCCCGCTACCAGGACGTCGAGATCTTCTCCCAGCTCCTCCCCCGCTCCGCGACCGGCGAGCGCATGAACCCCTACACCTCCATGTGGACGGGCGTCACCGAGGGCGACGGCCCCCAGGAGTTCCACCTCGTCCTCATGGACAACGGGCGCACCAAGACCCTGGCGGACCCGATCGGCCGCGAGGCCCTCCACTGCATCCGCTGCGGCGCGTGCATGAACATCTGCCCCGTCTACCAGCACACCGGCGGGCACGCCTACAACTCGGTCTACCCGGGCCCGATCGGCGCGATCATCACCCCGCAGCTGACCCAGGGGCTGTCCGAGGACGACCCGAACCACATGCTGCCCTTCGCCTCCTCGCTGTGCGGGGCCTGCGGCGAGGCCTGCCCGGTGAAGATCGACATCCCGACGATCCTCATCCACCTGCGCGCCCGCACCGTCGACGTCAAGAAGAAGGTCCTCCCAGACATGTGGGACCTCGCGATGACGGCGACTCAGCCCCCGATGAGCTCGGGCGGCCTCTGGTCCTGGGCCCAGCAGGGCGTCAAGGTCTCCCGCCTCATCGCCCGCGACGGCAAGATCGGCGCGCTGCCCTACCCCGGCTCCATGTGGACCGGCGCCCGCGACATCCCGGAGGCGCCGAAGGAGAACTTCCGAGAGTGGTGGAAGCGGACGCACGGACCGGACAGCCCGGCCGACGTGACCGCCGAGTCGACGACGACGCCGCTGCACCGCGACGAGCGCGACGCCCACGACGTCGCCGCCGCTCAGCCCCGCCTCAGCAAGGAGGAGAACTGA
- a CDS encoding (Fe-S)-binding protein has product MRIALFATCIGDSMFPQAPEATVTILERLGHEVVFPEGQVCCGQMHANTGYFKKAEPLIRNHVKTFEPVLDGEWDAVVVPSGSCAGATRHEQALVAEHVGDAKLAKRSKEVAAKTYELSELLVDVLGVTDVGAYFPHRVTYHPTCHSLRIAKVGDRPYQLLNAVEGIDLAPLPDAEVCCGFGGTFAMKNHETSTAMLADKVTNVMSTHAEVLCMGDYSCLMHVGGGLSRINSGVKIMHLAEILASTKDKPFVGNVSYAPTPEEAMVR; this is encoded by the coding sequence GTGCGCATTGCCCTCTTCGCGACCTGCATCGGGGACTCGATGTTCCCTCAGGCCCCCGAGGCCACGGTCACCATCCTCGAGCGACTCGGCCACGAGGTCGTCTTCCCCGAGGGCCAGGTGTGCTGCGGCCAGATGCACGCCAACACCGGCTACTTCAAGAAGGCCGAGCCCCTCATCCGCAACCACGTCAAGACCTTCGAGCCCGTCCTCGACGGCGAGTGGGACGCCGTCGTCGTCCCCTCGGGCTCCTGCGCCGGCGCGACCCGCCACGAGCAGGCGCTCGTCGCCGAGCACGTCGGCGACGCGAAGCTCGCCAAGCGCTCCAAGGAGGTCGCCGCCAAGACCTACGAGCTCTCCGAGCTCCTCGTGGACGTCCTCGGCGTCACCGACGTCGGCGCCTACTTCCCGCACCGCGTCACCTACCACCCCACGTGCCACTCCCTGCGCATCGCCAAGGTCGGCGACCGCCCCTACCAGCTGCTGAACGCCGTCGAGGGCATCGACCTCGCGCCACTGCCCGACGCCGAGGTCTGCTGCGGCTTCGGCGGCACCTTCGCCATGAAGAACCACGAGACCTCCACGGCCATGCTCGCGGACAAGGTCACCAACGTCATGTCCACCCACGCCGAGGTCCTGTGCATGGGCGACTACTCCTGCCTCATGCACGTCGGCGGCGGCCTGTCCCGCATCAACTCCGGCGTCAAGATCATGCACCTGGCGGAGATCCTGGCCTCCACGAAGGACAAGCCCTTCGTCGGCAACGTCTCCTACGCCCCGACCCCCGAGGAGGCGATGGTCCGATGA
- a CDS encoding L-lactate permease encodes MPLAPSPALALAASFTPSTTAVGGNVFLTAIVGLLPLIAFFVLMGAFKVPTHWCSIISLALSVVLAVLCFRMPAGMSLLSATQGLAMGFVPIIYIIIAAVWLYNLTEVSGRSQDLKAVFNAIGKGDMRAQALIVAFSFCGLLEGLAGFGAPVAITGAMLVTLGLPKMKAALVTIVGNAIYVGFGAMAIPVTTAAKLGGGQDPATVGAFMGHLTWIICVLMPFILLTVLDGARAIRQLWPLALVSGVATGAGHFLGPSVSYELTSVIAALLGLAASYVFLLVWTPTTPDEYRTETDESSKPDGERVALALLPYVLVVIIIAITKLWKGLNAALAATDLKIEWPGIYGQLLKGDGTPSTSPIYTLQTLSNPGTWIFVTAIIVTFVYAARSSGGRFQVSSGRLVRVLPETIYNLRMSILTIAMVMALAYVMNFSGQTTAVGAALATTGAAFAFLSPILGWVGTAVAGSATSAGALFANLQFTAAQGAGLDPRILLAANTIGGGIGKIVSPQNLAIVTTAVQAPGADAEVLKKAAPFSIGLLLLLCLLVLAASQGWLAFLMPA; translated from the coding sequence ATGCCCCTCGCACCCTCACCGGCCCTCGCGCTGGCGGCCTCCTTCACCCCGTCGACGACGGCGGTGGGCGGCAACGTCTTCCTCACCGCGATCGTGGGGCTCCTGCCCCTCATCGCCTTCTTCGTCCTCATGGGGGCCTTCAAGGTCCCCACCCACTGGTGCTCGATCATCTCGCTGGCGCTGTCCGTCGTCCTGGCGGTGCTGTGCTTCCGCATGCCGGCGGGGATGTCGCTGCTCAGCGCGACCCAGGGCCTCGCCATGGGCTTCGTACCGATCATCTACATCATCATCGCGGCCGTGTGGCTCTACAACCTCACCGAGGTCTCGGGCCGCTCACAGGACCTCAAGGCCGTCTTCAACGCCATCGGCAAGGGCGACATGCGCGCGCAGGCCCTCATCGTCGCCTTCTCCTTCTGCGGCCTCCTCGAGGGCCTCGCCGGCTTCGGCGCCCCCGTCGCCATCACCGGCGCCATGCTCGTCACCCTGGGCCTGCCCAAGATGAAGGCCGCCCTCGTCACCATCGTCGGCAACGCGATCTACGTCGGTTTCGGCGCGATGGCCATCCCGGTCACCACCGCCGCGAAGCTCGGCGGCGGCCAGGACCCGGCCACCGTCGGCGCCTTCATGGGGCACCTCACCTGGATCATCTGCGTCCTCATGCCGTTCATCCTCCTGACGGTCCTCGACGGCGCCCGCGCGATCCGCCAGCTGTGGCCCCTCGCGCTCGTCTCCGGCGTCGCCACCGGCGCCGGCCACTTCCTCGGTCCCTCGGTCTCCTACGAGCTCACGAGCGTCATCGCCGCGCTCCTGGGACTGGCCGCCTCCTACGTCTTCCTCCTCGTGTGGACCCCGACGACGCCCGACGAGTACCGCACCGAGACCGACGAGTCCTCCAAGCCCGACGGCGAGCGCGTCGCCCTGGCCCTGCTGCCCTACGTCCTCGTCGTCATCATCATCGCGATCACGAAGCTGTGGAAGGGCCTGAACGCCGCGCTGGCGGCCACCGACCTCAAGATCGAGTGGCCCGGCATCTACGGCCAGCTCCTCAAGGGCGACGGCACCCCCTCGACGAGCCCGATCTACACCCTCCAGACGCTGTCCAACCCGGGCACCTGGATCTTCGTGACCGCGATCATCGTCACCTTCGTCTACGCGGCGCGCTCCTCCGGCGGCCGCTTCCAGGTGAGCTCGGGCCGCCTCGTCCGCGTCCTGCCGGAGACGATCTACAACCTGCGCATGTCGATCCTCACGATCGCCATGGTCATGGCCCTGGCCTACGTCATGAACTTCTCCGGGCAGACGACCGCTGTCGGCGCCGCCCTGGCGACCACCGGCGCGGCCTTCGCCTTCCTCTCCCCCATCCTGGGCTGGGTGGGCACCGCGGTGGCGGGCTCGGCCACGAGCGCCGGCGCCCTGTTCGCCAACCTGCAGTTCACCGCCGCCCAGGGCGCGGGCCTCGACCCGCGGATCCTGCTCGCCGCCAACACCATCGGCGGCGGCATCGGCAAGATCGTCAGCCCGCAGAACCTCGCGATCGTCACCACCGCGGTCCAGGCCCCGGGCGCGGACGCCGAGGTCCTCAAGAAGGCGGCCCCGTTCTCGATCGGCCTGCTCCTGCTCCTGTGCCTCCTGGTGCTGGCCGCCTCTCAGGGCTGGCTGGCCTTCCTCATGCCGGCGTGA
- the glpK gene encoding glycerol kinase GlpK codes for MSETREKNYVLAIDQGTTSSRAIIFDHSGQIVSVGQKEFRQIFPNPGWVEHDPLDIWRSVRAVVAEALQEAEINRHQIAAVGITNQRETTIVWDKNTGEPVYNAIVWQDTRTSAIVREIAAGDELGTERYRQITGENLSTYPSAPRIKWILDNVEGAREKAEAGDLLFGTPDTWVLWNITGGVKGGVHATDVTNASRTLLMDVRTLEWREDICEDFGIPTSMLPEIRSSSEVYGYGRKNGLLVDTPISGILGDQQAATFGQACFEKGTAKNTYGTGCFTLMNTGEEPVFSENGLLTTVLYQLGDAKPVYALEGSVAVAGSLVQWLRDNLGLITKSSEIGELASSVEDNGGVYFVPAFSGLFAPYWKDDARGAIVGLTRYVTKGHIARAVEESTAFQSAEVLDAMNADSGVPLKELKVDGGMTHDDLLMQFQADVSGVDVIQPVVAETTALGAAYAAGIAVGFWSGTEDVVANWQEGKRWTPSMDEAERDRTYRLWKKAVTRTFDWADEDVK; via the coding sequence ATGTCTGAGACCCGCGAGAAGAATTACGTCCTCGCCATCGACCAGGGCACCACCTCGTCGCGCGCCATCATCTTCGACCACTCCGGGCAGATCGTCTCGGTGGGCCAGAAGGAGTTCCGCCAGATCTTCCCCAACCCGGGATGGGTCGAGCACGACCCCCTGGACATCTGGAGGTCCGTGCGGGCCGTCGTCGCCGAGGCCCTCCAGGAGGCCGAGATCAACCGCCACCAGATCGCGGCCGTCGGCATCACCAACCAGCGCGAGACCACCATCGTGTGGGACAAGAACACCGGCGAGCCCGTCTACAACGCCATCGTGTGGCAGGACACGCGCACCTCCGCCATCGTGCGCGAGATCGCCGCGGGTGATGAGCTCGGCACCGAGCGCTACCGCCAGATCACGGGCGAGAACCTCTCGACCTACCCCTCCGCCCCGCGCATCAAGTGGATCCTCGACAACGTCGAGGGCGCCCGCGAGAAGGCCGAGGCCGGGGACCTCCTCTTCGGCACCCCGGACACCTGGGTCCTCTGGAACATCACCGGCGGGGTCAAGGGCGGCGTCCACGCCACCGACGTCACCAACGCCTCCCGGACGCTCCTCATGGACGTGCGCACCCTCGAGTGGCGCGAGGACATCTGCGAGGACTTCGGCATCCCGACGTCGATGCTCCCCGAGATCAGGTCCTCCTCCGAGGTCTACGGCTACGGCCGCAAGAACGGCCTGCTCGTCGACACTCCCATCTCCGGCATCCTCGGCGACCAGCAGGCGGCGACCTTCGGCCAGGCCTGCTTCGAGAAGGGCACGGCGAAGAACACCTACGGCACCGGATGCTTCACCCTCATGAACACCGGCGAGGAGCCCGTCTTCTCGGAGAACGGCCTGCTCACGACCGTGCTCTACCAGCTCGGCGACGCCAAGCCCGTCTACGCCCTCGAGGGGTCGGTCGCCGTCGCCGGCTCCCTGGTTCAGTGGCTGCGCGACAACCTCGGCCTCATCACGAAGTCCTCCGAGATCGGCGAGCTCGCCTCGAGCGTGGAGGACAACGGCGGCGTCTACTTCGTCCCCGCCTTCTCCGGCCTCTTCGCGCCGTACTGGAAGGACGACGCGCGCGGCGCGATCGTGGGCCTGACCCGCTACGTCACCAAGGGCCACATCGCCCGCGCCGTCGAGGAGTCCACCGCCTTCCAGTCGGCCGAGGTCCTCGACGCCATGAACGCGGACTCCGGCGTCCCGCTCAAGGAGCTCAAGGTCGACGGCGGCATGACCCACGACGACCTGCTCATGCAGTTCCAGGCCGACGTCTCCGGTGTCGACGTCATCCAGCCCGTCGTCGCCGAGACCACGGCCCTGGGCGCCGCCTACGCGGCCGGCATCGCCGTCGGCTTCTGGTCGGGCACCGAGGACGTCGTCGCCAACTGGCAGGAGGGCAAGCGCTGGACGCCGTCCATGGACGAGGCCGAGCGCGACCGCACCTACCGCCTGTGGAAGAAGGCCGTCACCCGCACCTTCGACTGGGCCGACGAGGACGTCAAGTGA
- a CDS encoding MIP/aquaporin family protein codes for MTPTTGQIFMSECFGTFILILFGAGVCAACTLPKSKAKGAGWVAIALGWGFAVYMGVWASYATGAHLNPAVTLGLAAAGRDLAPNVPATAGNIVVYLCAQMIGAFLGAVGAWLAYKKHFDEPAPDGDKLGCFSTGPGIRSYGWNVVTEVLGTFALVAWIIESGKTPSQLGPLAVALVIVAIGLSLGGPTGYAINPARDLGPRIAYAVLPIKGKGAADWAYSWVPIVGPLVGGVLAGLIVPNLADLF; via the coding sequence ATGACACCCACAACCGGGCAGATCTTCATGTCCGAGTGCTTCGGCACATTCATCCTCATCCTCTTCGGAGCGGGCGTGTGCGCCGCGTGCACGCTCCCCAAGTCAAAGGCGAAGGGCGCCGGCTGGGTCGCCATCGCCCTCGGGTGGGGCTTCGCCGTCTACATGGGCGTGTGGGCCTCCTACGCGACCGGCGCCCACCTCAACCCCGCGGTCACCCTCGGCCTGGCCGCCGCGGGCCGCGACCTCGCCCCGAACGTCCCGGCCACCGCCGGCAACATCGTCGTCTACCTGTGCGCGCAGATGATTGGCGCCTTCCTCGGCGCCGTCGGCGCCTGGCTCGCCTACAAGAAGCACTTCGACGAGCCCGCCCCCGACGGCGACAAACTCGGCTGCTTCTCCACCGGCCCCGGCATCCGCTCCTACGGCTGGAACGTCGTCACCGAGGTCCTGGGCACCTTCGCCCTGGTCGCCTGGATCATCGAGTCCGGTAAGACCCCCTCCCAGCTCGGCCCGCTCGCCGTCGCCCTCGTCATCGTCGCCATCGGCCTCTCGCTGGGCGGCCCCACCGGCTACGCCATCAACCCCGCCCGTGACCTCGGCCCGCGCATCGCCTACGCCGTTCTCCCCATCAAGGGCAAGGGAGCCGCGGACTGGGCCTACTCCTGGGTCCCGATCGTCGGCCCCCTCGTCGGCGGCGTCCTCGCCGGCCTCATCGTCCCGAACCTCGCCGACCTGTTCTGA
- the glpA gene encoding anaerobic glycerol-3-phosphate dehydrogenase subunit GlpA — protein sequence MSADLVVVGGGATGVGVARDAAMRGLSVVLLERADLAQGTSGRFHGLLHSGGRYVVSDPRSATECAEENEVLSRIHSDAVERVGGLFVVTPEDDLEFSDRFIAGAQATGVPAEEISLSEALRMEPMLNPGIKRAFAVHDGAVDGWRMVWGAARSAQAHGATVLTYHEVTDVVVEGEGDDRRVVAVRAHGLKTGEDLTVTCGFLVNAAGPWGGRLAAMAGADSVEIAAGRGVMIAMNHRLVNHVVNRCVHPSDGDIIVPDHTVSIIGTTDHRAEDPDHLAIPREEVAQMLDAGEVLVPGLRQARALHAWAGARPLVLDKRVSGDDTRHMSRGMTIIRHREGDGIAGMVTVAGGKLTTYRLMAEYAVDAVCEEMGIERGCTTAGELVPGADGTRNHHVTHRLAEREANRLADPVVCECEATSRSVVEDLLAEQPDASFDDLRRQLRLAMGPCQGGFCAPRVAGLTTACAHRSAADSTEGLRTFLRHRWIGLWTILHGEQIRETALDFWMLQGALDIEDIPSETPPPSTATALTDAEDGVQEPDELAAALAALAPAPAVDPALATADAGRAAGTTTRQEVLA from the coding sequence ATGAGCGCCGACCTCGTCGTCGTCGGAGGCGGCGCCACCGGCGTCGGCGTCGCCCGCGACGCCGCCATGCGCGGCCTGTCCGTCGTGCTCCTCGAGCGCGCCGACCTCGCCCAGGGGACCTCGGGCCGCTTCCACGGCCTGCTCCACTCCGGCGGCCGCTACGTCGTCTCCGACCCCCGGTCGGCCACCGAGTGCGCCGAGGAGAACGAGGTCCTCTCCCGGATCCACTCCGACGCCGTCGAGCGCGTCGGCGGCCTCTTCGTCGTCACCCCCGAGGACGACCTCGAGTTCTCCGACCGCTTCATCGCCGGCGCCCAGGCCACGGGCGTCCCCGCCGAGGAGATCAGCCTCTCCGAGGCGCTGCGCATGGAGCCCATGCTCAACCCCGGCATCAAGCGAGCCTTCGCCGTCCACGACGGCGCCGTCGACGGCTGGCGCATGGTCTGGGGCGCCGCCCGCTCCGCACAGGCCCACGGCGCCACCGTCCTCACCTACCACGAGGTCACCGACGTCGTCGTCGAGGGCGAGGGGGACGACCGCCGCGTCGTCGCCGTGCGTGCCCACGGTCTCAAGACCGGCGAGGACCTCACCGTCACCTGCGGCTTCCTCGTCAACGCCGCCGGTCCCTGGGGCGGCCGCCTCGCCGCCATGGCCGGCGCCGACAGCGTCGAGATCGCCGCCGGCCGCGGCGTCATGATCGCCATGAACCACCGGCTCGTGAACCACGTCGTCAACCGCTGCGTCCACCCCTCCGACGGCGACATCATCGTCCCCGACCACACCGTCTCCATCATCGGCACGACCGACCACCGCGCCGAGGACCCCGACCACCTCGCCATCCCGCGCGAGGAGGTCGCCCAGATGCTCGACGCCGGCGAGGTCCTCGTCCCCGGCCTCCGCCAGGCCCGCGCCCTCCACGCATGGGCCGGCGCCCGCCCCCTCGTCCTCGACAAGCGCGTCTCCGGCGACGACACCCGCCACATGAGCCGCGGCATGACGATCATCCGCCACCGCGAGGGCGACGGCATCGCCGGCATGGTCACCGTCGCCGGCGGCAAGCTCACGACCTACCGCCTCATGGCCGAGTACGCCGTCGACGCCGTCTGCGAGGAGATGGGGATCGAGCGCGGGTGCACCACCGCGGGCGAGCTCGTCCCCGGCGCGGACGGGACCCGCAACCACCACGTCACCCACCGTCTCGCCGAGCGCGAGGCCAACCGCCTCGCCGACCCCGTCGTCTGCGAGTGCGAGGCCACCTCCCGCTCCGTCGTCGAGGACCTCCTCGCCGAGCAGCCCGACGCCTCCTTCGACGACCTGCGCCGCCAGCTCCGCCTCGCCATGGGCCCCTGCCAGGGCGGCTTCTGCGCCCCCCGCGTCGCCGGCCTCACCACCGCCTGCGCCCACCGCAGCGCCGCCGACTCCACCGAGGGCCTGCGCACCTTCCTGCGCCACCGCTGGATCGGCCTGTGGACCATCCTCCACGGCGAGCAGATCCGCGAGACCGCCCTCGACTTCTGGATGCTCCAGGGCGCCCTCGACATCGAGGACATCCCCTCCGAGACGCCGCCGCCCTCCACCGCCACCGCCCTCACGGACGCCGAGGACGGCGTCCAGGAGCCCGACGAGCTCGCCGCCGCCCTCGCCGCCCTCGCCCCGGCCCCCGCCGTCGACCCGGCGCTCGCGACGGCCGACGCGGGCCGCGCAGCCGGCACCACCACCCGCCAGGAGGTCCTCGCATGA
- the glpB gene encoding glycerol-3-phosphate dehydrogenase subunit GlpB, with protein MSSDVVVIGAGISGWTTALGLRRAGATVTLVTKGVGGLPLSNGTLDVLGRLGGAAGPAGPGAGATLEERSRRRAVTHPYAAVADTELLPEGHPYRVLGPERVRRGVDELIDLVGEELLVRPEATADPAGPANLWLPTAVGAVRPTAVIQPSMRASVLRDGGRYLVVGLARLKDLAAELVAGNLNRTELPGGGRVEARAVTVDLEIRPGDHDTSAVEHARALDAPAVADRLAKAVAPHLRDGETVLLPAVLGLADPAVAERLAERLGAPVGEIPLAPPSVPGLRLENRLSRLAVDERVRVVQGGRVIDSERAGGRLVSVSSASAGHPMRHRAGAFVLAAGGFESGALTMTSHGEVTDTVLGLPLAGVSADGDENLRRLIHSDYWGSPQGLFRTGVAVDAAMHPLGPDGAPALANVHAVGGVLAGAVRWSEKSGEGIALGSARAALDALAAGPEADTTAAPSAPSMAAAGLTKEKN; from the coding sequence ATGAGCAGCGACGTCGTCGTCATCGGAGCCGGGATCTCCGGCTGGACCACCGCCCTCGGCCTGCGCCGAGCCGGCGCCACCGTCACCCTCGTCACCAAGGGCGTCGGGGGACTGCCCCTGTCCAACGGCACCCTGGACGTCCTCGGGCGCCTCGGCGGAGCCGCGGGCCCCGCCGGACCCGGCGCCGGAGCCACCCTCGAGGAGCGCTCCCGCCGCCGCGCCGTCACCCACCCCTACGCCGCCGTCGCCGACACCGAGCTCCTCCCCGAGGGGCACCCCTACCGGGTCCTCGGCCCCGAGCGCGTGCGTCGCGGCGTCGACGAGCTCATCGACCTGGTCGGCGAGGAGCTCCTCGTCCGGCCCGAGGCGACCGCCGACCCGGCCGGGCCCGCCAACCTCTGGCTCCCCACCGCCGTCGGCGCCGTCCGCCCCACCGCCGTCATCCAGCCCTCCATGCGCGCCTCCGTGCTCCGCGACGGCGGACGGTACCTCGTCGTCGGCCTGGCCCGCCTCAAGGACCTCGCCGCCGAGCTCGTCGCCGGCAACCTCAACCGCACCGAGCTGCCCGGGGGCGGCCGCGTCGAGGCCCGCGCCGTCACCGTCGACCTCGAGATCCGCCCCGGAGACCACGACACCAGCGCCGTCGAGCACGCCCGCGCCCTCGACGCCCCGGCCGTCGCCGACCGCCTCGCCAAGGCCGTCGCCCCGCACCTGCGCGACGGCGAGACCGTCCTCCTGCCCGCCGTCCTGGGCCTGGCCGACCCCGCGGTCGCCGAGCGCCTCGCCGAGCGCCTCGGCGCGCCCGTCGGCGAGATCCCGCTCGCCCCGCCCAGCGTCCCCGGCCTGCGCCTGGAGAACCGCCTGTCCCGCCTCGCCGTGGATGAGCGCGTCCGCGTCGTCCAGGGCGGCCGCGTCATCGACAGCGAGCGCGCCGGCGGCCGGCTCGTCTCCGTCTCCTCCGCCTCCGCCGGGCACCCCATGCGCCACCGCGCCGGCGCCTTCGTCCTCGCCGCCGGCGGCTTCGAGTCCGGCGCCCTCACCATGACCTCGCACGGCGAGGTCACCGACACCGTCCTCGGCCTGCCCCTCGCCGGCGTCAGCGCCGACGGCGACGAGAACCTCCGCCGCCTCATCCACTCCGACTACTGGGGCTCCCCGCAGGGCCTCTTCCGCACCGGCGTCGCCGTCGACGCCGCGATGCACCCCCTCGGCCCCGACGGCGCCCCCGCCCTCGCCAACGTCCACGCCGTCGGCGGCGTCCTCGCCGGCGCCGTGCGCTGGTCCGAGAAGTCCGGCGAGGGCATCGCCCTCGGCTCGGCCCGGGCCGCCCTCGACGCCCTCGCCGCCGGCCCCGAGGCGGACACGACCGCCGCACCCTCGGCACCCTCGATGGCCGCCGCCGGCCTGACGAAGGAGAAGAACTGA